CATGACCAAGAACACCTATTGCGGACTTTGTATGGAATGTATCCGCACCTGCCCGCACGACAATATCGCGGTCAACCTACGCCCTTTCTCTGCTGACCTTGCCAAACCGACAGCGCGACTCGACGAAGCCTTCAAAGCCTTCATTATGTTTGGCGCCGCCATGATCTACGCGGGCGTGTTGCTTGGTCCGTGGGGCACACTCAAAGACGCGGCATACAACGTCGGTACAGGCGCATGGTTCATGTATGCAGTAATTTTTCTTGCGATCATCTTTATCGTCCTGCCTGGGCTTTTCACTTTGGGGATTATGACAACCAAAGGCAGGCAATCTCTCAAACAACGCTTCATGTCTCTTTCCACTGCTCTCATCCCACTGGGACTCATGTTCTGGGTTGCTTTCAGTCTATCCTTCGTTCTAACAAATGCTTCTTACATTCTCGCCGCATTGTCCGATCCGCTGGCGCTTGGCTGGAATTTGTTTGGCACCGCAAATGCCGCATGGCAGCCCATGCTCACCACGATCCTTGCGCCCGCGCAGACACTCGCTCTGGTCGTAGGATTGGTCTGGTCGGCGCGAACAGCCCAAAAGGTGAATGAAGCGGGGACGTCCACAATCCCTGTCATCGTCTACTGCTTCGTCGCCACATCCATCATGCTATGGTTATTGCTATGAAACGTCCCGAACTCATCTCACGCATCCTGATTATCACAGGGATACTCCTTGCCGTTGGTGCTCCATTGTTTCTTTGGGCGCGCACGCCTTTGATCCACGCCCGCATGGCGGAGGATGGCGGCTGGAACCCCGATGTGATTCAAGCAGAAACGGGCAAGCCCCTTCATTTGAAACTCACCTCCGATGATGTTGTGCATGGCTTTGCAGTCGGTCAGATGGACATGCAAAGTGTGGACATCCTCCCCGGCAAAGTCACCGAGATCACGTTGACCTTCGACAAGCCTGGGATCTATACCTTCTTCTGCACCCGTTGGTGTGGACTCAATCACTGGCGCATGCGCGGCACGATAGAAGTAACAGGCGGTTCGGATATCATCACCGCAGGGGGCTCATCCGAGCCTGCTTCTGTTCCCCTCTACGTTTCTCTCGACCTGGACATTGACGCTCCGCACGACTCGCCTGTTATTCCAAATGAAAAGCCATCAGCAATGAATGGTCAATTACTTGGAGCTAATTTACCAATCGACCAATCACTCGATTACTATCTTTCTCACTCCCCCTACCAGGTCTTCACCGACTTATCGGACACATCCTTAACCGAATCCCAAAAGTGGGATGCAGTTGCCTATCTTTGGCAATCCAATACCACACCTGAATCGCTTGCCAACGGAAAAGAACTCTACGCCCAAAACTGTGCGGCGTGTCACGGCGAAAACGGCGCGGGCGACGGCGTCTTTGCCGACGACCTTGCCGAAGCGGGCGAAGCCTCCATGCAAACAATGGAAGGCGCAACGGATATGGTCATGCAAACCCCTGTTGATTTCACCGATCCAAGTCGAATACTTGGCGCGAGCCCAGCATTATTGCAAGGGAAAATCTTGCGCGGTGGCATGGGAACAGGCATGCCCATGTGGGGCGTAATTTTTACTGAAGAACAAATCTGGGACCTGATTGCGTACATCTATTCGTTCCAGTTTGAATATCAAAAGTAAGGAGGCTCAATGAGCAAAAAAAATAAGAAGTATCAAAAGCAGAGAAAGAAGAATTTCCCCTGGTTGTTTGTCGCACTCGGTGGGATTCTTCTGGCAGCGGCGGCGTTTTTCTTTGCCAACCAAGGCGGTGGCAATGGAGGAGGGACGCCATCCATTGCGGTGGATCAGCAACTGATCGATTACGGCGATGTGAAGTTCAACGTCGAGAAGACTTTCGCCATCAAAGTCACCAATACGGGTGATGGCACACTGCGTTTCAAGGAAGACCCATATGTTGAAGTCGTGGAGGGGTGCTGACCTCCTCAACTGACCATCGGTTCGATGGTACTTAAACCTGGCGAAAGCACGATCATCGAGTCTAGCGTGTTTATGATGCACGCAGGCATGGACGGTCCGCATAACTTTGCGGTTCATCTTAAGACGAATGACCCTGAAAATCCAGATATGATCGTGAACGTATTGTCTAATTGGATTCCATAAAATCCACAAGAGTCAAAATAGCGGCGAGATTGCACAATCCTGCCGCTATTTTGATTTTGCGATGGGTATTGTGAAGTTGAATACGCTTCCCAGCTCTTCACCTGCCGACTCTACCCAGATACGTCCGCCGTGCGCTTCGATGAGGGCGCGCGCGATCGTCAAGCCGATGCCGCTTCCACCACCTGTCTGACGTGAACGGGATTTGTCCACGCGATAGAAGCGGTCGAAGATGTGCGAAAGATGTTCGGGCGGTATTCCAATCCCCGTGTCACGAACGGAAAATTGGATCGCATTACTGATCCTCTTTGCGGAAATGGTGACTCTACCACCGTCTGGCGTGTATTGCAAAGCATTGCCTGTTAGGTTGGTCAACACTTGCACGGCGCGATCTTCATCAGCCAGAACATGTGGAAGGTCAGGAGACAGTTCAAAGTCGAGTGTGATGCGTTTTGATTCCGCGTGAGGGAAAAGGCGCTTGGTCACCGTTCGTACCAGCGTGGAAGCATCCAATGGGCGAATATCCAGTTGATAGGCGCGGGCTTCAACGCGGCTGAGTTCCTGCAGATCGTTTACGAGGTGATTAA
This portion of the Anaerolineales bacterium genome encodes:
- a CDS encoding c-type cytochrome, which produces MKRPELISRILIITGILLAVGAPLFLWARTPLIHARMAEDGGWNPDVIQAETGKPLHLKLTSDDVVHGFAVGQMDMQSVDILPGKVTEITLTFDKPGIYTFFCTRWCGLNHWRMRGTIEVTGGSDIITAGGSSEPASVPLYVSLDLDIDAPHDSPVIPNEKPSAMNGQLLGANLPIDQSLDYYLSHSPYQVFTDLSDTSLTESQKWDAVAYLWQSNTTPESLANGKELYAQNCAACHGENGAGDGVFADDLAEAGEASMQTMEGATDMVMQTPVDFTDPSRILGASPALLQGKILRGGMGTGMPMWGVIFTEEQIWDLIAYIYSFQFEYQK